The sequence TCATAATGTTCTATGGCGTTTTAAGGTTCTTAGTTAAAGCTCCAGAACTCTCAACTCTTGTAGCTACATTCTCTATAGGTATCATACTTGAAGAGCTAGCTAAAATCATGTGGAGCACTGAGTATAGAGGGTTTATCTACAGTCTTGGGAGCTTAACACTACAGGGTATGCCATTACCTTTAACTAGAGTGTGGCCAGGCATAGTCGCTCTGCTCCTCGTAGTAGCATTATACCTTGTACTTTATAAGACTAGGTTTGGTACGGCTATAAGAGCTGTTACACAAGATCCTGAAGGTGCATCTGTCTGCGGTATTAATATAGTATTCACCTATGCATCTACAGTAGCTTTAGGTATAGCTTTAACTACAGTTAGTGGGTCTCTGTTAGCAATATACTTCCAGCAAGGTATAAACCCATATATTGGGGATCTATATACACTAAGAGCATTTGTTATTGCTGTTTTAGGAGGTCTAGGATCGCCTATAGGAGCTCTTATTGGTGGTATAATATTTGGTATAATTGAGCAAAGTTCTTTTCCGGTATTCTCTATTCTAGGAGTTCCTAACCCCTTTGGTCTAAGTGTCTTTTTAGCATTCTCATTAATCTTAGTACTTCTACTTGTCAGACCTAAAGGATTATTAGGTAGGTGATATTTATGAGTGTGGTTGTGACTATAAGGCACTTAGTAATAATTTTAGTAGTATATCTCATAATATTATCCCTCAGAGTAGCAACCGAGGTTGTCGGGTCTATAGGTCCTATAACTGCTCAGCTATTAACACTAATAGCGTTTTACGTTGCATTAGGTCAGGCATTCAATATATTCCTAGGAATGACTGGATATGTGAACTTCGGCTACGTAGCCTTTATGGGTCTAGGAATGTATGGTATGGCTACTGGGATTCATAGGGCTATGAATGCAGGCTTTCCAGGTTATATTGGCTTGATTCTAGGTCTCTTCCAAGCAGTAGTATTTTCAATTATATTAGCATTAGTAGTGGGAGGTATTGCCTTAAGACTAGGAGGGGCTT comes from Sulfolobales archaeon and encodes:
- a CDS encoding branched-chain amino acid ABC transporter permease — its product is MNESLLHFLPYYLVSGLLIGIVYGLATIGLSLIFGVLRIVNVGHGSFIMIGMYATYWFFVLVALNPFISLIPSLVVGLILGIIMFYGVLRFLVKAPELSTLVATFSIGIILEELAKIMWSTEYRGFIYSLGSLTLQGMPLPLTRVWPGIVALLLVVALYLVLYKTRFGTAIRAVTQDPEGASVCGINIVFTYASTVALGIALTTVSGSLLAIYFQQGINPYIGDLYTLRAFVIAVLGGLGSPIGALIGGIIFGIIEQSSFPVFSILGVPNPFGLSVFLAFSLILVLLLVRPKGLLGR